The genomic interval AACTCTCCAAAAGCGTCGCGGAGGATGAGAAGATGATCGAAAAGCTGTTCGAGAAGCTCGAAATCGCTCACGACGAGATCACACGGATCGAGGCCGAATACGAGGAAAAGCTAGGTGAATTCTAAAACCCGCCTCGACAAGCTCCTAGGCTCGTTGGGCTATTGCAGTCGCAAAGAGGTTGCCGAACTTTTACGTGATGGTATCATCACCCACACCGAAAATCTCCCTCTCAAGAGCGATACCAAAGTCTCTCATGAGCATATCCTCTTTGAGGGCGAACCGCTCGATCCACCTGTAGGGATAGTGATTTTGATGCACAAGCCCGTGGGATACGTTTGTTCTCACGATGACGGCGAGGGGCGACTCGTCTACGATCTATTGCCTGAGCGGTGGCGCAGACGCGATCCGAAAATCTCCACCGTCGGACGCCTCGACAAAGATACGAGCGGACTGCTATTGCTCACCGATGACGGTGCCCTCCTCCATCGCCTCACCTCACCGAAACATCATGTCCCTAAGTGCTACGAAGCGACGTTGGATCGGCCTCTCAAAGGGGATGAAGAAGCTATTTTTGCTTCTGGAACTCTAATGCTAAACGGCGAGAAAAGCCCGTGTCTCCCCGCCAAACTCACTGTGATTGACGATACTCATGCGCGTCTCGAAATCACCGAGGGGCGGTATCATCAGGTACGTCGGATGTTCGCGGCAGTCGGAAATCATGTCGTCTCCTTACACCGCTCATCGTTCGGGGATTTGACACTGGGGGATCTGAAGGCGGGGGGATATCGAGTTATAAAATACTTTTAGTGTTACAATGATCATAATAGGATCTATGCTAAAATGACATATAATGATTAGGCGAGAAACAATTTGATAACACATTCACCCATCTCCCATCTCAAAACATTTTTGCTTCTCAGTTTGGGGACTGCCATTTACTACGTCGTCGCCCAATTCGATATTTGGCTTTTTTCATTCAATCCCTCTAACATTACCTTGCTATGGCTGCCGTTTGGTATTGCTGTTATTATGCTCGATATGTTCGAACTCAAAGCTCTGCCGTTTATTTTTATCGGAAGTTTTTTCGCCAACTATCACGGATTAGCCGATGGGCACGATCACTATATGATGTACCTGACCCTCACAGCGTTTGCCGATACGCTCGCTCCGCTCATGGCGTCGTTTTTCATCAACCGATATATCGACTGGCATTTTGATAACGCCAAAATACTCTTACCTTTTGCCCTCTATGGGGTATTAATCCCGACATTCACCAGCGGTGTGATCATCGCACTCACCCTCGCATCAGGAGGATATATAGCTCATGATACGATTAGCCAATTTATTGTGTGGCTGATGTTCTCAGACGGTTTAGGGCTGTTGCTCGTCTACCCTCTGTATGTGAGTTTTCGACAGTTTTCCAAACCTGCAACTCACGAGTGGCAAAAAGGGCTTATTTACGCCCTTGGCACATTCTTGCTGATATGGCTCTCATTTCATTTTTCGTTTTTGATTTTTTTAGTGTTACCGTTGTTACTGCTGGCTTCGTTCCAAATCCGTATGGATATCATCCTCGCGATATTGTTTGTCTCCGTCATCGAGATAATCGCGCTATCAGCAAATTACGGAGTCGTATTTAGCACAGGCACACAGATGGAATCGACACTGATGCTGATCATGTATCTTATTAGCTTAGTCTTTGTCATTATCGGCAGTGCATTGAACAATCGTGAACTTATGGAGAGTATCTCTATTAGCATGACCGATCATTTGACCAATGTGAAAAACGTCAAAGCGTACAAAGAAGAGATCGAAAAACTTTTGGGATTATACAAACGCTATCAAACTCCGTTTTCGATCATGATGCTCGACATCGATGATTTCAAAATAATTAATGACGTATATGGGCACCGTGTCGGCGATAAAGTCCTGATTGAGCTTTGTAATTTGATTCAAAACAATATCCGCTCTTCCGATACCCTCTTTCGCGTCGGAGGGGAAGAGTTTGTTATTTTGTGTCAAAACATTACCCTAAAAGAGTCACTCCAAGTAGCTCATAAAATCAGAGCCGCCGTCGAACAGACTCTCTCGACAATCAGTGATAAAACGATTACACTCAGTATCGGTGTTACCGAGGTCAATGCCACAGATACCGAAGATTCGATCTATCGCCGAGCCGATGCCCTCTTATACGATTCAAAATACAGCGGGAAAAACAGCGTAAAGTCGGATTTAGCAGTTTTATAATGATCTCTGCTATATTCAAAAAAAGTACACGATACCGTTTAAGGTTCATTGTTCCAAGCTGACTTGCCGCTGACATTAGCCGATGAGGATAAAAATCCATCATCACTCCTTAATCAACTAACACAATCCCCATCGATTCGAGTAAGTAGAGTGCCTCGTAGCGGCTGAAGATCGCTCCTTTGAGATGGTTGGAGCGCAGATCGATCGAGGTGTTGGAGGCGTCAGTAAAGTTGGCCGCCTCCAGATGGGTGTTGCCGAACAGCGCCCCTTTGAAATCGCTCAGGGAAAAGTCGGCTTTTTGAAAGCTTCCGTTGCGAAAATCGACCTCTTTGGCACGGCATTCGCGCATCACCAACCCCTCGATGTTCAGACCGAAAAAGTTGCTGTCGCCCAAGTTACATTCGCGAAAACGGATCGGATCGGCATTGAGGAGGCTCTTCCAATCCGCCATCGTCCAGTCTATCCCGACCATCTTGCACGAGACGAAATCGACATCGCTCATCTTGGTATTGGTGAGTTTCATGACGCTCAGGTTGCAGTTTTCGAAACGGCATTCGGTAAATTTGCAGGAGGAGAAAAAGGTTTCGCTGAAATCGCAGGAGACGAAAGTGCAGTCATCAAATTCGGCTTTGGTGATCTTTTGACCGTGGAGATCAATACCCTCGAACTTCTCGGCGAATACATCCATGTTGTCGGTAATTACATTAGATGCCATGAGTTAGCTTTTAGAGCTTTTTTTCAATATATTCAATTGTTAAATTTAACTCTTCAATTAATCGAGGAAATTGATTTGGTACTGCTATCCACTTATCTCGTAATCCTTTGAGCATTCTCAATGAATGAGAATAATAACGCTTATAAAATCTCAACTCATAAATTGCTGCTGTTTGACGATCAATGTATAATGCGCCATTTTCAGAAGGTGGCTCAACAAGTTCTTTCACCAACTTATGATATGCCTCAAATTCTTTCCAAAAATGGCTTGCAGCTCGCTCCACTTGGAATTTATAGATAGCAAAAATAAATGCAATAGCAGCTCCAATAGCAGAAAGTTGAGACCCATAGTTTTTTATTAGTTCAAATATGTGTTCCATCTTTTACCCATGCGCCTTTAACCCGTCTGCAATCAGCATCTTCAGATACGACTGGTAGGGAATATCGTTTTTATTGGCTTGAATTTTAAGCGTTTCAATCATATCGACGGGCATTCGGATCGAGATCGTTTTGGCACTTTTTTGGAGATTGACCATCCGCACAGATTTTGATTTATCCCAATCGATATATTCAGTCGAATCGTGCTCATCCCAAAATGCGGCAATCTCGTCTTCGGTTTTTAAATCAAGCATTTTTTTCATAATAATTTCTCTCCTTTTTACTCATTGGTCGTGCCGAAATAACCCGTATTTTTTGATTTCGTACCGTAAAAGCTATAAATAGCCTTTGTCCATCGTCCGTTTTGCCCAATGCATAACAACGGCACTCTTGCTCTGAATGGACATTATCCTCATAAATCAACAGCGGTTCATTGAAAAATATCTCTTCGATCAGCCAAAAATCGAGATTGTGTTTGAGTTTGTTTTTCTGAATATTCCCCTCATCCCAATCAAAACCGTTCAATCGTTCGACATCGAGGCAATCAAACATCACTCACCTTTTTGTTGAATGTATATTATGATTATATACATTAAGAATATGCTTGTCAAGTT from Sulfuricurvum sp. carries:
- a CDS encoding 16S rRNA pseudouridine(516) synthase, with the protein product MNSKTRLDKLLGSLGYCSRKEVAELLRDGIITHTENLPLKSDTKVSHEHILFEGEPLDPPVGIVILMHKPVGYVCSHDDGEGRLVYDLLPERWRRRDPKISTVGRLDKDTSGLLLLTDDGALLHRLTSPKHHVPKCYEATLDRPLKGDEEAIFASGTLMLNGEKSPCLPAKLTVIDDTHARLEITEGRYHQVRRMFAAVGNHVVSLHRSSFGDLTLGDLKAGGYRVIKYF
- a CDS encoding diguanylate cyclase, which encodes MITHSPISHLKTFLLLSLGTAIYYVVAQFDIWLFSFNPSNITLLWLPFGIAVIMLDMFELKALPFIFIGSFFANYHGLADGHDHYMMYLTLTAFADTLAPLMASFFINRYIDWHFDNAKILLPFALYGVLIPTFTSGVIIALTLASGGYIAHDTISQFIVWLMFSDGLGLLLVYPLYVSFRQFSKPATHEWQKGLIYALGTFLLIWLSFHFSFLIFLVLPLLLLASFQIRMDIILAILFVSVIEIIALSANYGVVFSTGTQMESTLMLIMYLISLVFVIIGSALNNRELMESISISMTDHLTNVKNVKAYKEEIEKLLGLYKRYQTPFSIMMLDIDDFKIINDVYGHRVGDKVLIELCNLIQNNIRSSDTLFRVGGEEFVILCQNITLKESLQVAHKIRAAVEQTLSTISDKTITLSIGVTEVNATDTEDSIYRRADALLYDSKYSGKNSVKSDLAVL
- a CDS encoding pentapeptide repeat-containing protein, encoding MASNVITDNMDVFAEKFEGIDLHGQKITKAEFDDCTFVSCDFSETFFSSCKFTECRFENCNLSVMKLTNTKMSDVDFVSCKMVGIDWTMADWKSLLNADPIRFRECNLGDSNFFGLNIEGLVMRECRAKEVDFRNGSFQKADFSLSDFKGALFGNTHLEAANFTDASNTSIDLRSNHLKGAIFSRYEALYLLESMGIVLVD
- a CDS encoding BrnA antitoxin family protein translates to MKKMLDLKTEDEIAAFWDEHDSTEYIDWDKSKSVRMVNLQKSAKTISIRMPVDMIETLKIQANKNDIPYQSYLKMLIADGLKAHG
- a CDS encoding BrnT family toxin, with product MFDCLDVERLNGFDWDEGNIQKNKLKHNLDFWLIEEIFFNEPLLIYEDNVHSEQECRCYALGKTDDGQRLFIAFTVRNQKIRVISARPMSKKERNYYEKNA